CGGCAGGGCGTTTACATAAAAGCTGGCACGAACATATCGGTCGCTGGCCCGGTTGGTGCCGGGCAGCATGGTCAGGCCGCCTATCTGTTGCCAATAGTCATCCAGGGCAAGCTGCCTGTCATAAACGGGAGAGTTGGTCATGACTTTGAACTGCTTGCCATGATGGATGGTCAGCTTCCCCTTGATGTATTCGAGAATGGCGGAATCTCCGGTCGAGTCTGAAACGGCCAGATGCAGGGTCGGGGCGGAACCGTTCGGGAATGTGGTGGCGACGATACGGAACGGTTCCTTGCGCAGGGCGTCCACGGTTTCACTGACCGTGGCATAGTTATCAAGCACATATTGCACCCATGCCGCCACGGACAAGCCGGGTTTCCCGCTGAGTTCTCCATATTCGGATTCGGACAGATAAAGCAGGTTGGCGACCAGTCCTTTTTCATTCATGCCGTCTGCCGAGCCTGCGTCGTAGCCGGAGATGATGATGCTTCCATATTTCGAAGTCCAACGGATGGATTCTTTTCCTACACCTCCATCGCGATCCATGCCTCGGGAGAAAGCCCAGATATCGCTGTGCAGATCTTCAAGCCAGTCCATGGAGCGACCGGTCAATACCTGACTGTCGTCAGCGGTATAGATGAAACGTGTGCAGGAAAGGGCTGGTGATGTCTGGATCAGCAGGGTCAGGATGGCTAAAGCAAATACGAATGTTTTTCGAAACATGTGTGAACTCCCTTATGAGGATTGATTGTCGCAAACATATAGTGTCCGTGTCTTATTATCAACTGGCTAGAATACTTGACGGTTGAAGGATGGAATTGATTTGAATCGGCCTGTGGATTTTTTTTGAAAAATCATACTCAGAGTTTCATTTTAATGGAATACAGGCATTGGATTGTCTTTATAGCCTGAGGTGTTTTTTGTTTGCCGTGTCAGATTCTTTGTGAGGAGGTCGTCGTGAAACACTTACTGTTGATGTTTGTAATTGTGACTGTCTTTTTTTCAACAGGATTTACAAGCGGACATAAGTATTCTGAAGTGAAGACGAAAGAAAGGATGGAATTGAAATTTATTCTCGTTAAGTCCAGTGACAAGGGTGTCCCTGCGATACCTTTGTTGGCTGCTGGAGCAAGTGTGTTGATTCAACAGGGGGTTGTATATCTCAAGGAGGCTAGTAAAAAGGAGTTTGCAAAATATATTGCGAGTTACGGAAAGAAGTTTGCTGGAAAGGATTTGTTGAATTTTATTTATCAAGACTTGACCAAAATACAACTCACTCGATTTGTGACTGTAGATGGTTCTGAAGAAGCGGCGAGTTTTGTCTCACTCAATCTCAAAAAAACAGACGGCGGTGCGTTTTCCTTCACTTTAGATGACGCTTGGGTTCGGTATGCCAAATGCAAAATTTTCTACAAGGAAAATGCAAACAAAAAGATTCCGTATCCTCAAATTGATTTGACGGTAAAAGTATCGATACAGTGTTATTGGCGTGATTCCACAGGGGCGCCAAGAAGTGACGCTCTCGGTACTTTGGAAATCCCGGTAAGGGGTGTGTATCTTACGGGTAATGGCTCGGGGGCCAGTAGGCTCGATTTGTGTCAGGCCATGTGCGAAGGGGAACCGGAGTGCGAAAATGAGTGTGTGCAAAGATCAGAGGAAGAAAGGACAATAGTTCATTCATGGTTTCCTCCGCTGCCGGTCAATTTTGCACGTCCAGGTCAATTGGATCAAATGGCTTTTATGCTGTCATTTTCAGTTGTTGAATATGATGATTATGCTGAAATTGTGAAGAAACATGGAGCACTTTTAGGCAATGCAAGTGACGTCGCAGGCGCAATGTCGCAGAAGTTGCTAGAACTTCTTACAACCACGCAGTGATCAGATTGTAATATGTGTAAACGGGCTGGGAAGTAACCACTCCCCCCAGCCCGTTTGTTCAGTAATAATTATTCCAGCAGGCTTTCCAGCCCCGCAGCCGCCATGGTCGGAGTGAATTCCTGAATATCGTATCCCGCCAGCTTTTCGCGGTGGAATGGGTCTTTTGCTAAGATCGCGTCAAGTTCTTCACGTGATTCGGTTTTGGCAAGAATTATTCCGCCTGTTCTGGGGTTCTTGCGACCGGAAATGAAGAAATGCCCGAGGGCGTATTCCTCTTTGAGGTAGGCAACGTGTTCATCCAGAAAACGGTCGATTTCATTGAGATCACAAATATAGGTCAACGAAACAATAAACATGGCAACTCCATTTTTGGGCCATTGAAATGGGGTGTCCCGACAAAGTCAATTACTCGATTATGACAACAGGTTGATGGGACTCTCACCGTACGGAGTGCAGGCGGATGCCTTCAGCCGCAAGATGTGCGTGAAAGCCGCGTCGCATGGTCCGTTTGTTTTTTTTCTCGGTATCGCCGAGGAGGATCAGGTCAGGGCCGTACTGTCTGACGAGTTCCACGGCTGTCTTTTCCGGGTCCGCACTTTCCAGAACGCGCAGGCTCCATGTCAGGTCCGCGCCTCTGCATCGCGTCAACCCCTGGCTCATTTTTCTGAACAGATTCCCTTTGAAACGTTCCGTGTGACCACTTGGCAGGTTGCAGGGGATCAGTCCGACCAAGAGGAAAACGCATGGCTCGGTGTCGGCCATGTGCAGGACCGTGTTAAAAAGCGGGACGGCCCGATTGTCATCGCTGATAAAGGCCAGCACTCTTCTTTTGCTTTTGGTCGATGTATTTGTCGAGGGAATGGAGATGACTTCAGTGTCACGCTTCGGGCTGCCACACGTCCGGGCCAGGAGGTCGGCTGCTTCATCCATGAAAGGTCTGTCTGACGGGAGATACGACATGCAGGCCGACGCGAGTTCTCGGGCCGGGGCAGGAATATCGGGTGATTCCGGCAGTGCATCCGGCGGGACCTGTCCGGGGAACAGCGGACGCAGAAAACGCTTGATGGAACTGAACGCCGTCCTGCCTGAGAGAAGGAGATGAAGGATTGCTCCAAAGGCGTAAACATCGTCACCGTATCCGCATTCCTCGCCTTTCAGGGCTTCCGGTGAAGCACAGGCAGCGTCCCCTGGGGTCATGATGGAGTCTGTCCAGAAATCGTCCCAATGTTCACACCGTGCGGTTCCGAAATCCGATATGACCGTGGTGTCTTCTCCTATGCGTAGACACGCGGGGGAGAGCCCTCTGTGTGCGATGCCGGATTTGTGGAGCCGTGCCAGTTGATCGGCAAACATGGCCGCGACTTCGAGTCGGGTCTGCACGGGGTGTGCGCCCTGTGTGAGCCACTCGTCGAGCGGAATGCCTTCGGGAAACGGCATGATGAGGCCGCCGCGCCACTCTTCACAAGGCCATGCGTATCCCGGGGTCGGAGGCAGGGGGATGAATCGGGCCTCATTCTGCCAGCGCAGGAAGGCATCGGTGTTGACGCTGTAGAATTGCTTGAGAAGGTATGGTTTTGAGCGGCGTCTGCCGAGATGATGCAGGTTGTACCGGCCTCGGTCCAGTTGTCCGGCTATGAGGATGCCATGAATGGACTGTGCCGTTTCGAGCGGAGAAGGGAGGCTCTCTCGAAGAGCAGCGTTTTCCAGTGCGCTCCACATACGGTGTCCTTGAGCTGGGCGGAGTCTGGCTGCGATGAGATGAACGAGAGGGACTCCGGGGAAGTTGCGGCCTTGGGGTCAATGATACCGCAACTTTCCCGGGGTGCCAACCTCGA
The genomic region above belongs to uncultured Pseudodesulfovibrio sp. and contains:
- a CDS encoding linear amide C-N hydrolase; this encodes MFRKTFVFALAILTLLIQTSPALSCTRFIYTADDSQVLTGRSMDWLEDLHSDIWAFSRGMDRDGGVGKESIRWTSKYGSIIISGYDAGSADGMNEKGLVANLLYLSESEYGELSGKPGLSVAAWVQYVLDNYATVSETVDALRKEPFRIVATTFPNGSAPTLHLAVSDSTGDSAILEYIKGKLTIHHGKQFKVMTNSPVYDRQLALDDYWQQIGGLTMLPGTNRASDRYVRASFYVNALPKFKDNRMAVSAAFSVIRNVSVPLGITTPDHPNISTTIWRTVSDQKNLVYYYESAISPNIFWIDLKKIDFSSSLKTRKINLQEHPIFAGDVSGKFVPATPFKWLSPTN
- a CDS encoding protein kinase produces the protein MWSALENAALRESLPSPLETAQSIHGILIAGQLDRGRYNLHHLGRRRSKPYLLKQFYSVNTDAFLRWQNEARFIPLPPTPGYAWPCEEWRGGLIMPFPEGIPLDEWLTQGAHPVQTRLEVAAMFADQLARLHKSGIAHRGLSPACLRIGEDTTVISDFGTARCEHWDDFWTDSIMTPGDAACASPEALKGEECGYGDDVYAFGAILHLLLSGRTAFSSIKRFLRPLFPGQVPPDALPESPDIPAPARELASACMSYLPSDRPFMDEAADLLARTCGSPKRDTEVISIPSTNTSTKSKRRVLAFISDDNRAVPLFNTVLHMADTEPCVFLLVGLIPCNLPSGHTERFKGNLFRKMSQGLTRCRGADLTWSLRVLESADPEKTAVELVRQYGPDLILLGDTEKKNKRTMRRGFHAHLAAEGIRLHSVR
- a CDS encoding YciI family protein translates to MFIVSLTYICDLNEIDRFLDEHVAYLKEEYALGHFFISGRKNPRTGGIILAKTESREELDAILAKDPFHREKLAGYDIQEFTPTMAAAGLESLLE